The Corallococcus caeni region ATGCGGGAACGGCTCGATGGGGACGGTGAGGGGCAGCTCCACCGGCTCGAAGCGCTTGGCCCGGTCCTCGTAGGGCAGCCCGCATTCGCGCAGGCGCAGGACGACGTCGCGGTAGTGCAGCGCGGGCGCGCGGAAGACGCCCGTGCGCCCGTCCTTCTGGAAGAGCGCGTGCAGGCGCGCGTCGTCGGGCAGCGTCGGGGCCACCAGCGTGCCGCTGTCGTAGTGCAGCTCGGTGGCGGGGGAGGGCAGGGGCTCGATGGCGGACGCTCGGGACTCGGGGAGCCGACGTGGGGGGAGACTCGCGCGGGGAGGGAAGTAGCGGGTTGGAAGGCGCTCCGCCACTGTGGCCCGCACGGCGGGAAGAAGCCACGGGCGCGAACGATTGGCTGCCTGGAGGCACTGCGTGCCTTCTGGACGCGGGATGGATTGCTTTGAGGGGGGGCCGGGCGTTACCTGCTCACCCCATGGCCTGGACCTGCCCCGCCGCTGCTCGCCGTGTTCCGCCCGCCGGCTGGAGGCCCGTGTCCTTCCGGGCATCGCGCTGATGCGGGTCCTGGTCGTCAGCCCGCATCCGGCGTCCCGCGCGCTGCTCAGCCGCTTCCTGGACGCGGAGCCGGACGTGGAGGTGTCCGCCACGGGCGAGCCCGATGACGCCTTCGCCTCCATCAAGGAGAACAAGCCCGCGCTGGTGGTGGTGGACCTGCGCCGCCCGGACGAGGACCACCCGCTGTTCCTGGGGCTCTTGCGCAAGCGGCATCCGTCGCTGCCGGTCATCTCGCTGGTGCCCGGCCGGCTGCGCATCTTCGACGGCCGCTCCGAGC contains the following coding sequences:
- a CDS encoding response regulator, giving the protein MMRVLVVSPHPASRALLSRFLDAEPDVEVSATGEPDDAFASIKENKPALVVVDLRRPDEDHPLFLGLLRKRHPSLPVISLVPGRLRIFDGRSERVREAHGDTAEALHHLMGSVLQATRDLLAQHLLRMLRPPVGRA